DNA from Brevibacterium sp. 'Marine':
TCGTGGCGCGATGAGCCTGGGGAATCTGATTGCCGCGGACATGGATGCTCTTGAAGCGACGGTTGACGCCGGGACGGACGACCTCGATCTGGTGTGTGACGGGGTAGGCGACCGGCAGGCCGTGGATGAGAGCCGCCGAGATGTGCGAGTAGATCTCCTCCGGCGGGTCGGGTTTCGAATCGTCCGTTCTCTGATCGGCCCGTTGGCTGAAGTGCCCAGACAGAGAAGCGTTGAGTTCGTTGACCTCGTCGCGGATGTCGCCGTGGTCGATGAAGACCTCATGGATCCGCTCGTCGATGCTGGCCCAGAGAGGGCGGTGGAAGTCTCGCTCGCAGACTCGGCTGACCAAGTACATGCCGCGTGAGAGTCTGCGCAGACAACAGGCACGGGCGCGTCGGATGTCCGCGTGGTTGAATCCGAGTCGGACGATTTCCTCGGTGCTCAGCAGTTTGTACATGTCACTAAAATGCGCCTAATCACAACAAAAGACAATAGATCACTCTTGCATTGTGGATAACCTTGTGGATAGTCGAGGTTTGCGCGGAGCGACCGGCAGGCATCGGAGACCCGAGGGCGGGAGATTGCGGGCATACATCACCGTTAGCCGCATAACCCAGTGCAGGAACGAGGGGGTTTGCCGTGAACGGTGTGGGGTGCGTTGCCAGGTGTAGGAGAAGCGGCCGCCGGGAGGAGGTGGCGGTAAAGGTGAAGGGGAGGCTCCGGATGCAGAGGGTCAGCGAGCACGCTGCAACGTGATGGAAGATACGTGGGAATCGAACACGCCACGGGTCCGAAATCCTCGCGCAGAGAATGCGGACACGGCACACTTGGAGATGTTGCGACACTCTTCCCCGATCCCCAGTCGCAGAGGAAAGAAGCATGGTCCCGAGCAAGCCCAGACGAAGTGCCCCGAAATCGGCTCCTGGCAAAGCCACCCCTCGCCGACGCCCGAAACCGGTCATCGAAGCGGATGCCGGCATGGACGCCGAGGCGCGGAGCCGCCGCATATCGCTGCGCACGGGCATCTTCCTCCTCGTCATCGCCGTCGTCCTCCTCGCCTTCCTCTCGCCCCTGAACTCCGCGCTCAAGCAGGCCCAGCAGATCGCCGCTCTCAACGATGAGATCGAGACGACGAAAGCTGAGGTCAAGAGCCTCGAGGAGAAGAACGAGAATCTCAGGGATCCCGACTACATCAAGCGCAAAGCCCGCGAAGACCAGTACTACGTGGAGAAGGGCAAGAACGCGGTCATCGTCACGAACCAAGAAGCTGTGGACGACGAAACCGAGTCCGCACGGCCGGTTCGCAAGCAGGCCTGGTACCTTGAGTTGCTGGAGTCCATTCAGGAGACCGGAAACACCGTGGAGAAGAGCTGATGATCACAGAGTGCACCGAGGCGGATTTCGCAGTCCTCGAAGACCAACTCGGACGCATTCCCCGAGGCGTCGTCGGCATCGCCGCTCGCAGCACCGCCGGTGAACCGCTCGTCGTCGCCACGGCACCCCGCCTCGAAGACGGCACACCGTTCCCGACGACCTTCTACCTCACCCATCCCGCCTATGTGGCCGAATGCTCGCGCCTCGAAGCATCGGGAATCATGGCCGACTGGACCGCCGAGATCGGTGAAGATGAGGAACTTGCTGCCGCCTATGCCGCCGCGCACCGCGCCTATCTCGACGTCCGCTCTGAGGTCGGGTCCGCAGCAGGCCTGGCGGACGTCGAGGAGATCAAGGACTACTCAGCCGGCGGAATGCCGAACCGGGTGAAATGCCTCCACGCCCTCGTCGGACATTCGCTGTCCGCCGGGCTCGGTGTCAACCCGATCGGTGATCGCGCGCTGTCGTTCATGAGCGACGTGCCGCCGCTGGCCGAGGCCGCTGCCACCACAGAACCGACCGACTAGGACCTGCCATGCGTGTTGCCGCCTTCGACTGCGGGACGAACTCCCTGCGTCTGCTCATCGCCGATGTCGCCGCTGACGGCACCCTCACAGACCTGCGCCGTGAGACCCGGATAGTCCGCCTCGGCCAAGGCGTCGACGCCACCGGCGAGTTCGCTCCGGAGGCGCTCGAGCGCACCTTCGCCGTCGCGCAGGAATTCGCCGAGGTGGCCGCCGACTACCAGCCGGAGAAGCTGAGATTCGTTGCGACTTCGGCCAGCCGCGACGTGAAGAACCGTGACGAGTTCTTCGCCGGGATCTTCTCGATCCTCGGCGTCGTCCCCGACGTCATCGCCGGTGAGGAAGAGGCCAGACTGTCCTTCCTCGGCGCCACTGCCGGGCTCACGGATGCCGACGGACCGTATATCGTCATGGACCTCGGCGGCGGATCGACCGAACTCGTCCTCGGCCACGACGATGTCCAAGCGGCAGTGAGCATGGACATCGGGTCGGTGCGTCTGACCGAGCGCCATATGCCCGTCGAGACACCCGACGAAGCTCAGATCCAGGCGGCACTTGCCGATATCGACGGCCAGCTCGATCAGGCGGCCCGTATCGTCGACTTCTCCGCACCGCGCACCTTCATCGGTGTCGCCGGCACCGTCACCACCATCACCGCAGGCGTGCTCGGACTCGAGAGCTACCAGCGAGAGCGCATCCACGGAGCGCATATCAGCGTCGCGGACGTGGCAGACGAATCCCGAAAGCTGCTGGCCATGGACCGCCGGGCTCGCACGGATCTGCCGTATATGCACCCGGGACGCGTTGATGTCATCGGCGCCGGATCGCTGCTCTTCGCCCGGATCGTCGCCCGCTTCGACCAGGCAGTGACGGCTGCCGGGGGATCGCTGGACATTCGGATCTCCGAAACCGACATCCTCGACGGGACCGCGCTCGATCTTGCGCTGACGAGCTCGTGAGAGCCGCCGCCCGACTCCTCGCCGTCACGACTGTCGTCCTCGGACTCGTCGTCGGCACCACCCAGCCGGTCATGGCCGCGCCGAAGGCCGGGCCCGGCCAGTGGTTCATCAAGGACTATGGGATCGACAAGGTCTGGAAGAAGTCCACGGGCAAGGGCGTCAAAGTCGCAGTCATCGACTCTGGCGTCAACACCGACCACGAAGACCTCAAAGGCGTGGTGAAGAAGTCGAAGGACTTCAGCGGCTTGGGCAAGGACGGAAAGACCCCGATCGGCGGGAAGACCACGATCCACCACGGCACGGCCGTGGCCGGAGTCATCGCCGGCCGAGGAGTCGGTGCCGGACCGACCGGCGTCGCCCCGGACGCAGAGATCCTGTCGGCGTCGATGTGGCTGGGCCCCGACCGTCCGAAGGAGTCCGGATCGACTCGAGAACAGGCCGATCAGGCCATCCGGTGGGCCGTCGACTCCGGTGCGAAGGTCATCAACATGTCCCTGGGCTGGGACGATCCGGGCTGGCCGGAGAGCTGGGACGAATCCTTCGCCTACGCCTATGAGAAGGACGTGCTCGTCGTCGCCTGCGTCGGCAACGCCTCACAGGGAGCGACCCAGGCGTGGTCGCCGTCGACGGTTCCCGGTGTCATCGGGGTGGGCGGACTCGACCAGAACGGAAAGGTCCTCGACGACTCCACCGCCCCCGGCACCGCCGTCGACCTCATGGGGCCGGCCGAGGACATTCCCATCCCGTACTACAGCGGCGGCTACGCCGAAGGCCAGGGATGCTCCTTCGCCTCACCCGTCGTCTCGGGTGTGGCAGCGCTCATCCGCTCCGAGAACCCCGACCTCAGCGCCGATGAGGTCCGAGCCAAACTGCAGTCGAGCGCCAAACCGGTCGACGGGCACAAGGGCGTGAGCAAGAAGGACAAGCCCGACCCGATCGTCGGGTGGGGGCGCGTCGACCCGCAGGGCGCCGTCAAAGCGAAAGTGCCCAAGGACGTGTCCTCCGCCGAGGATGAACTGGCGGATTGGGTGAAGATGCATCGTCGCGGGGATGCGAAGGCCGAAGAGACCGAAACCGCCGCTCCGGATGAGTCCGAGAGCCCGAAGGCACTCGCGCCGACCGACATCGTCGCCACACAGTCGACACCGACTCTCGGCTTCGCCGTCCTCGGCGCCGGTGCCCTGATCGCCCTGGTTCTCATGATCGTCTCGGTCGTCTCCTTCGCCCGCCGTCGTCGCTGAGACCAGGTGCAGAAACTGCTCTGATCTGGGGTGTTCGAGTCCGCGAGACAAACAATTAGTGAAAGTTTTCACAAGGGTCTAGCATGGGATTATGGCACTCATCAGAAACTCAAAACTGCGTCCACGAATCCTCGTCGTCGGTGGCGGCTCTGTCGGCCTACTCACCGCTCAGAATCTGCTGAAGAACCTCGGTCGGGGCGAAGCCACCGTCACCGTGGTCGATCCCAATCCGTACATGACCTACCTGCCGTTCCTCCCCGAGGTGGCAGCCGGGTCGATCGAGCCCCGTCACGCTGTGGTGCCGCTGCGCCGCAACCTGCCGGGTGCTGAGGTCATCACCGCGAAGGTCACCTCGATCAATCACGCTGAGAAGTTCGCCACCATCGAACCCGAGAACGATGAAGCGTTCGAACTCGACTACGACCACATCATCCTCGCCTCCGGTTCGGTTGCCCGTGCGCTGCCGATCCCGGGCCTGAAGGAGAACGCGATCGCGCTCAAGCGCATCGAGGAAGCCGTCGCGCTGCGCGACCACCTGCTGTCCCGCCTGGCCGATGCCGCTCTGATGGAAGATGACGAAGAGCGCCGCAAGGCTCTGACCTTCGTCTTCGTCGGCGGCGGATTCGCCGGCATCGAGCTGCTGACCGAACTCGAGGACATGGTCCGTTCGGCCATCGCCCAGTACGAGACGCTGACCGAGGCCGATGTCCGCTTCGTCCTCGTCGAGGCCCTCGGCCGCGTCATGCCCGAGGTCGGCGAAGCTCAGGCCCGTTGGGTTGTCGAGCACATGCGCGAACGCGGAATCGACGTCTACCTCGAGACCTTCCTTCAGGACTGCACCGACAAGCACATCAAGCTCTCGAACGGCGAAGAGTTCGACGCCGACACGATCGTGTGGTCCGCCGGTGTCAAGGCCAACCCGATGCTCAT
Protein-coding regions in this window:
- a CDS encoding septum formation initiator family protein, yielding MVPSKPRRSAPKSAPGKATPRRRPKPVIEADAGMDAEARSRRISLRTGIFLLVIAVVLLAFLSPLNSALKQAQQIAALNDEIETTKAEVKSLEEKNENLRDPDYIKRKAREDQYYVEKGKNAVIVTNQEAVDDETESARPVRKQAWYLELLESIQETGNTVEKS
- a CDS encoding DUF501 domain-containing protein yields the protein MITECTEADFAVLEDQLGRIPRGVVGIAARSTAGEPLVVATAPRLEDGTPFPTTFYLTHPAYVAECSRLEASGIMADWTAEIGEDEELAAAYAAAHRAYLDVRSEVGSAAGLADVEEIKDYSAGGMPNRVKCLHALVGHSLSAGLGVNPIGDRALSFMSDVPPLAEAAATTEPTD
- a CDS encoding Ppx/GppA phosphatase family protein, whose product is MRVAAFDCGTNSLRLLIADVAADGTLTDLRRETRIVRLGQGVDATGEFAPEALERTFAVAQEFAEVAADYQPEKLRFVATSASRDVKNRDEFFAGIFSILGVVPDVIAGEEEARLSFLGATAGLTDADGPYIVMDLGGGSTELVLGHDDVQAAVSMDIGSVRLTERHMPVETPDEAQIQAALADIDGQLDQAARIVDFSAPRTFIGVAGTVTTITAGVLGLESYQRERIHGAHISVADVADESRKLLAMDRRARTDLPYMHPGRVDVIGAGSLLFARIVARFDQAVTAAGGSLDIRISETDILDGTALDLALTSS
- a CDS encoding S8 family serine peptidase, yielding MRAAARLLAVTTVVLGLVVGTTQPVMAAPKAGPGQWFIKDYGIDKVWKKSTGKGVKVAVIDSGVNTDHEDLKGVVKKSKDFSGLGKDGKTPIGGKTTIHHGTAVAGVIAGRGVGAGPTGVAPDAEILSASMWLGPDRPKESGSTREQADQAIRWAVDSGAKVINMSLGWDDPGWPESWDESFAYAYEKDVLVVACVGNASQGATQAWSPSTVPGVIGVGGLDQNGKVLDDSTAPGTAVDLMGPAEDIPIPYYSGGYAEGQGCSFASPVVSGVAALIRSENPDLSADEVRAKLQSSAKPVDGHKGVSKKDKPDPIVGWGRVDPQGAVKAKVPKDVSSAEDELADWVKMHRRGDAKAEETETAAPDESESPKALAPTDIVATQSTPTLGFAVLGAGALIALVLMIVSVVSFARRRR
- a CDS encoding NAD(P)/FAD-dependent oxidoreductase, with translation MALIRNSKLRPRILVVGGGSVGLLTAQNLLKNLGRGEATVTVVDPNPYMTYLPFLPEVAAGSIEPRHAVVPLRRNLPGAEVITAKVTSINHAEKFATIEPENDEAFELDYDHIILASGSVARALPIPGLKENAIALKRIEEAVALRDHLLSRLADAALMEDDEERRKALTFVFVGGGFAGIELLTELEDMVRSAIAQYETLTEADVRFVLVEALGRVMPEVGEAQARWVVEHMRERGIDVYLETFLQDCTDKHIKLSNGEEFDADTIVWSAGVKANPMLIDSDLPINERGNVTVRADLRVEGDDGVVEGAWAAGDNAAVPDLSGGGVAGFCVPNAQHAVRQAPVLAANVLAALRGETEFKQYFHKTIGTVAGLGLYKGVSQMGDFEARGLLAWLMHRAYHGYAIPTMDRKVRVFGNWFASAVLGRDAMPLADLDVPRKNFVEAANSKPAPKKEPAKA